One Streptococcus gallolyticus subsp. gallolyticus DSM 16831 DNA window includes the following coding sequences:
- a CDS encoding VanZ family protein, which produces MSRFLDKTAELTPLGHRIIKVLVVLYAIAICLMCFSPQTTIDGIETPNIIYYGRLRFLLVPFNTFVGFSQLDGFLEIFWVIAQNVMNIFLLFPLMLGVVALCPKLRTWQRATLLAFIISLCIETTQLVVDLLYNANRVFEIDDLWTNTLGGLLAFLAYQWFVKRYQKYQREN; this is translated from the coding sequence ATGTCAAGATTTTTGGATAAGACTGCTGAATTAACGCCACTGGGACATCGGATTATAAAGGTGCTTGTGGTTTTATACGCCATAGCCATTTGTTTGATGTGCTTTAGCCCACAAACGACCATTGATGGCATTGAAACACCAAATATCATTTATTACGGTCGTTTACGTTTCTTGCTTGTGCCGTTTAACACGTTTGTTGGATTTAGCCAATTAGATGGATTTTTGGAGATTTTTTGGGTAATTGCGCAAAATGTGATGAATATTTTTCTGCTTTTTCCCTTAATGCTAGGGGTGGTAGCATTATGTCCAAAATTGAGAACATGGCAAAGAGCTACGTTATTGGCGTTTATTATCAGTCTTTGCATTGAAACTACGCAGCTTGTGGTGGATTTGCTGTACAATGCTAATCGTGTTTTTGAAATTGATGACCTTTGGACAAATACCTTGGGTGGTTTGCTAGCCTTTTTAGCTTATCAGTGGTTTGTCAAACGATATCAGAAATATCAAAGAGAAAATTAG
- a CDS encoding DUF3923 family protein: MTNWQKRFVIWFNLAILFIFLDVTLLIFIRSINSDGVYQTMQMKWLTFLMWILCYAFVWMCQGVGYMFFKHIKQARKQEDRHVV, from the coding sequence ATGACGAACTGGCAAAAGCGATTTGTGATTTGGTTTAATCTTGCCATTTTATTTATTTTTTTAGATGTGACTTTGTTGATATTTATTCGGTCGATTAATAGTGATGGTGTTTATCAGACAATGCAAATGAAATGGCTAACGTTTTTAATGTGGATTCTCTGTTATGCTTTTGTTTGGATGTGTCAGGGTGTGGGGTATATGTTTTTTAAACACATTAAACAAGCAAGAAAACAAGAAGATAGGCATGTGGTTTAA
- a CDS encoding MIP/aquaporin family protein: MSKKFFAELIGTFVLVFLGTGAAVLGGGADSVVGYASIALAFGLTIVASAYSIGTVSGAHLNPAVSIAMYLNKRIDSKELGTYILGQVVGALLGSFALLVITGDNATLGQNVVADGYSLVTGFLVEVILTFIFILVILTVTSSRKGNAQLAGLVIGLTLTLIHFVGIPVTGMSANPARSLAPALLAGGDALSQIWIFILAPIVGGVLASIVSQSLLETE; encoded by the coding sequence ATGTCAAAAAAATTCTTTGCAGAACTAATTGGGACATTTGTTTTGGTTTTTCTTGGGACAGGAGCAGCTGTCTTGGGCGGCGGAGCAGATAGTGTTGTTGGCTATGCGTCGATTGCATTGGCATTTGGCTTAACGATTGTGGCTTCTGCTTACAGTATTGGTACAGTTTCAGGTGCGCATTTGAATCCAGCGGTTTCGATTGCAATGTACTTGAATAAACGTATTGATAGTAAGGAACTTGGTACTTATATTTTAGGACAGGTTGTGGGAGCACTTCTTGGCAGTTTTGCACTTTTGGTCATTACTGGTGATAATGCTACTTTAGGGCAAAATGTTGTTGCGGATGGCTACAGTCTTGTGACAGGCTTCTTAGTAGAAGTGATTCTAACCTTTATCTTTATTCTAGTTATTTTAACGGTAACTTCGAGTCGAAAAGGCAATGCTCAGTTGGCAGGTTTGGTTATTGGATTGACCTTGACGTTAATTCATTTTGTTGGTATTCCAGTAACGGGTATGTCAGCTAATCCAGCACGTAGTTTAGCGCCAGCGCTTTTGGCAGGTGGAGATGCTTTAAGTCAAATTTGGATTTTCATCTTGGCACCAATTGTTGGTGGAGTTCTAGCTTCTATTGTTTCGCAAAGTTTACTTGAAACAGAATAA
- a CDS encoding bifunctional metallophosphatase/5'-nucleotidase: protein MTEKLTILHLNDWHSHFETYPKLKRFFQDYADQDAEVIKIDVGDNIDRWHPMTDATQGKYNVQLMNELGIDFATIGNNEGIGLAKTMLNQVYESANFDVILGNLEDKAGRPTWAKPYKIYETALGTKIAFLAYTFPYYLTYEPGGWQVLDPITCLKRDLEIPEVKSADFHILLSHLGLPLDEKITAEVPEIDLIIGAHTHHVFEDGACLNGTYLAAAGKYGQFAGEINLTFEHHELSDITIHAHETSHMPSKPGDKKWIETVEANGRKLLSQEVVKSFDHELSLDESGQIVMAAMKEYANADIAMINSGLVVTPFSKKVTKDTLQHSLPHQMRLARLEVTTDELTTICQDVFSQAELLANQQIRGMGFRGKEFGRVLTSGFDYKNGKIVYNKKVTNEKDTISLVLVDQYYFARYFETIKSHQAELLFPELLRELVETYLKK, encoded by the coding sequence ATGACAGAAAAGCTAACGATTTTACATTTAAATGATTGGCATTCGCATTTTGAAACCTATCCAAAATTAAAACGATTCTTCCAAGATTATGCTGACCAAGATGCTGAGGTTATCAAGATTGATGTTGGTGACAATATTGATCGTTGGCATCCGATGACTGATGCAACGCAAGGAAAATATAATGTTCAATTGATGAATGAGCTAGGCATTGATTTTGCGACAATTGGGAATAACGAAGGCATTGGACTGGCTAAAACGATGCTCAATCAAGTCTACGAAAGTGCCAATTTTGATGTGATTTTAGGAAATTTAGAGGATAAAGCAGGGCGTCCAACATGGGCTAAGCCTTACAAGATTTATGAGACAGCTCTTGGAACCAAGATTGCCTTTCTAGCCTACACTTTTCCTTATTACCTGACGTATGAACCAGGTGGTTGGCAAGTGTTGGACCCAATCACATGCTTAAAGCGTGATTTGGAAATTCCAGAGGTCAAATCAGCAGATTTCCATATTTTATTGAGTCATCTTGGTTTGCCATTGGATGAAAAAATCACCGCAGAAGTGCCAGAAATTGACTTGATTATTGGTGCTCACACGCATCATGTCTTTGAGGACGGTGCTTGTCTTAACGGCACTTATTTAGCGGCTGCTGGAAAATATGGTCAGTTTGCTGGTGAAATCAACTTGACCTTTGAGCACCATGAGCTGAGCGATATCACCATTCATGCCCACGAAACGAGTCATATGCCAAGTAAGCCTGGTGATAAAAAATGGATAGAAACAGTTGAAGCGAATGGCCGCAAACTGTTAAGCCAAGAAGTAGTCAAATCTTTTGACCATGAATTAAGCCTTGATGAGTCAGGTCAAATCGTTATGGCAGCAATGAAAGAATACGCTAATGCAGATATTGCCATGATAAATTCTGGTTTAGTGGTGACCCCATTTTCTAAAAAGGTCACCAAGGATACACTACAGCATTCCTTACCACATCAAATGCGTTTGGCAAGACTAGAAGTGACGACTGACGAATTAACGACGATTTGCCAAGACGTCTTTTCACAAGCAGAATTGTTAGCTAATCAACAAATCCGTGGCATGGGCTTTCGCGGAAAGGAATTTGGTAGGGTTTTAACTAGCGGCTTTGATTACAAAAATGGAAAAATAGTGTATAATAAAAAGGTTACGAATGAAAAGGACACTATCAGTTTAGTCTTAGTTGACCAATATTACTTTGCACGTTATTTTGAGACCATAAAATCTCACCAAGCAGAGTTACTTTTTCCCGAATTACTACGTGAACTGGTAGAGACCTACCTAAAAAAATAA
- the rlmN gene encoding 23S rRNA (adenine(2503)-C(2))-methyltransferase RlmN, whose protein sequence is MQTETKDMKPSIYVLTRDELIEWAIEHGEKKFRATQIWDWLYRKRVQSFEEMTNISKDFIAVLNENFCVNPLKQRVVQEASDGTVKYLFELPDGMLIETVLMRQHYGLSVCVTSQVGCNMGCSFCASGLIKKQRDLTSGEITSQIMMVQKYFDERGQDERVSHVVVMGIGEPFDNYNNVLRFLRTINDDNGLAIGARHITVSTSGLAHKIRDFAHESLQVNLAVSLHAPNNELRSQIMRVNRSFPLEKLFAAIEYYVETTNRRVTFEYIMLNEVNDFPENAQELADLTKKIRKLSYINLIPYNPVSEHDQYSRSSKERVAAFYDVLKKNGVNCVVRQEHGTDIDAACGQLRSNTMKRDRQKAVAEKTN, encoded by the coding sequence ATGCAAACAGAAACTAAGGACATGAAGCCCTCGATTTACGTTTTAACACGTGATGAATTGATTGAATGGGCAATCGAACACGGGGAAAAGAAATTCCGTGCGACACAAATTTGGGATTGGCTTTACCGTAAACGTGTCCAATCTTTTGAAGAAATGACAAACATCTCAAAAGATTTTATTGCTGTTTTGAATGAAAACTTCTGCGTGAATCCTTTGAAACAACGTGTGGTTCAAGAAGCTTCTGACGGAACAGTCAAATATTTGTTTGAATTGCCTGATGGCATGTTGATTGAAACAGTATTGATGCGCCAGCATTATGGCTTATCAGTCTGTGTGACATCACAAGTTGGTTGTAACATGGGGTGCTCATTCTGCGCTAGCGGATTGATTAAAAAACAGCGTGATTTGACAAGTGGCGAAATTACATCACAAATCATGATGGTACAAAAATATTTTGATGAACGTGGTCAAGATGAGCGTGTGAGTCACGTGGTTGTCATGGGAATTGGTGAACCATTTGACAATTACAACAATGTTTTACGCTTCCTACGTACGATTAATGATGACAATGGTTTAGCAATTGGTGCGCGTCATATTACGGTTTCAACATCAGGTTTAGCACATAAAATCCGTGATTTTGCCCACGAAAGCTTGCAAGTGAACCTTGCTGTGTCACTTCACGCGCCAAACAACGAATTGCGTTCACAAATCATGCGTGTCAACCGTTCATTCCCGCTTGAAAAACTTTTTGCAGCGATTGAATATTACGTTGAAACAACAAATCGTCGTGTGACATTTGAGTATATCATGCTAAATGAAGTCAATGATTTTCCAGAAAATGCGCAAGAATTGGCTGATTTGACGAAGAAAATCCGCAAGTTGTCTTATATTAACTTGATTCCGTACAACCCAGTATCAGAGCATGACCAATACAGCCGTTCAAGTAAAGAACGTGTGGCTGCTTTTTACGATGTTCTCAAGAAAAATGGGGTTAACTGTGTCGTTCGTCAAGAACACGGAACTGATATTGATGCAGCTTGTGGACAGTTGCGCTCAAATACTATGAAACGTGACCGTCAAAAAGCCGTTGCTGAAAAAACAAACTAA
- a CDS encoding SepM family pheromone-processing serine protease translates to MAILKRFKEILKKLGRILYRFKWWILGVVGIVFLLFSLLYPLDYYIEMPGGAYDIRSVLTVDNKEDDEDGSYNFVAVTVSQATLAQLVYAWLTPYTEISTAADVTGGYSNADYLRINEYYMETSQNTATYQALTLAGKEATLDYQGVYVLNVSDNSTFKGILNIADTVTGVNGQTFNSSAELMAYVADLDLGSEVTVQYTSDGEAKEATGKIIELSNGKNGIGIGLVDHTSVSSDVDVDFDTSGVGGPSAGLMFTLDIYDQLNSEDLRKGRKIAGTGTIESDGSVGDIGGAALKVVAAAKAGADIFFVPNNPVDEETLKKDPDAKTNYEEAVEAAKDLDTDMKIVPVTTVQEAIDYLRNND, encoded by the coding sequence ATGGCAATCTTAAAAAGATTTAAAGAGATTTTGAAAAAGTTGGGTCGTATTTTATATCGCTTTAAGTGGTGGATATTAGGTGTTGTAGGCATTGTTTTTTTACTATTTAGCTTGTTGTATCCGCTTGATTACTATATTGAAATGCCTGGTGGTGCTTATGATATTCGTAGCGTTTTAACGGTTGATAATAAGGAAGATGACGAAGATGGCTCTTATAATTTTGTGGCTGTCACGGTTAGTCAGGCGACCTTGGCACAATTGGTTTATGCTTGGTTAACTCCCTACACAGAAATTTCGACAGCCGCAGATGTGACTGGTGGTTATAGCAATGCTGATTATCTTCGTATCAATGAGTATTACATGGAAACCTCTCAAAATACAGCGACTTATCAAGCCTTAACCTTGGCAGGAAAGGAAGCGACGCTTGATTATCAAGGGGTTTATGTTTTAAATGTTAGTGATAATTCGACGTTTAAAGGGATTTTGAATATCGCTGATACGGTAACTGGGGTTAACGGTCAGACATTTAACAGCTCGGCAGAATTAATGGCCTATGTGGCTGATTTGGATTTAGGGTCTGAGGTAACAGTTCAATATACATCAGACGGCGAAGCAAAAGAAGCCACAGGAAAAATTATTGAATTGTCAAATGGAAAAAATGGTATCGGAATCGGTTTGGTAGATCATACGTCGGTGTCATCAGATGTTGATGTTGATTTTGATACGAGTGGTGTCGGTGGTCCAAGTGCTGGTTTGATGTTTACGCTTGATATTTATGACCAATTAAATAGTGAAGATTTGCGTAAAGGTCGTAAAATTGCTGGTACAGGTACGATTGAATCAGATGGTTCAGTCGGGGATATTGGTGGCGCAGCACTTAAAGTTGTTGCTGCTGCTAAAGCTGGTGCGGATATTTTCTTTGTTCCAAATAACCCTGTGGATGAGGAAACATTGAAAAAAGATCCTGATGCAAAAACGAACTATGAAGAAGCTGTCGAAGCTGCTAAAGACCTCGATACCGATATGAAAATCGTCCCAGTAACAACCGTCCAAGAAGCAATTGACTATCTACGAAACAATGATTAA
- a CDS encoding YutD family protein: MRKDISPEMYNYNKFPGPQFVVFSDRVKSDDIELLILENEKNAFDATVFSQRFSEILLKYDYIVGDWGNEQLRLKGFYKDDRDVKKTNRISRLDDYIKEYCNFGCAYFVLENLEPRRVKSDDDKPTKRHKSQKRSSQKKKSEPKKSDRSANKHFKSQKRKDTKVRGERQQKREQQKEIQSAKKQFVIRRKEK, translated from the coding sequence ATGAGAAAAGATATCTCTCCTGAAATGTACAATTACAATAAATTTCCTGGTCCGCAATTTGTGGTGTTCTCTGACCGTGTCAAGAGTGATGATATTGAATTGTTAATTTTGGAAAATGAGAAGAATGCTTTTGATGCAACTGTTTTTAGTCAACGTTTTTCAGAAATTTTACTAAAATACGATTATATTGTCGGTGATTGGGGAAATGAACAGTTACGTTTGAAGGGATTTTACAAGGATGACCGAGATGTTAAGAAAACAAATCGCATCTCACGTCTAGACGATTACATTAAGGAATATTGTAATTTTGGTTGTGCTTATTTTGTGCTTGAAAATTTAGAGCCTCGTCGTGTTAAATCTGACGACGATAAGCCAACGAAACGTCATAAATCACAAAAACGCTCATCACAGAAAAAGAAATCAGAACCTAAAAAATCTGACCGCTCGGCAAATAAACATTTTAAGAGCCAAAAACGTAAAGATACAAAAGTACGTGGTGAACGTCAACAAAAACGAGAACAACAAAAAGAAATTCAATCGGCAAAAAAACAATTTGTGATTCGCCGAAAAGAGAAATAG
- the coaD gene encoding pantetheine-phosphate adenylyltransferase, producing MAKIGLFTGSFDPVTNGHLDIIARASKLFDTLFVGIFYNKDKNGFFSVDERRQMLEEALQEFPNVKVITARDSLVVDIAKRLEVSYLVRGLRNGKDLEYEADLAFYNHYLASEIESVFLLSSPDLVHVSSSRIRELIYFHSDISDFVPTSVVKKVEEKYGNLKKI from the coding sequence ATGGCTAAAATTGGTTTATTTACGGGGTCTTTTGACCCTGTGACAAATGGGCATCTTGATATCATAGCGCGTGCAAGCAAGTTGTTTGACACACTTTTTGTGGGCATTTTTTACAATAAAGATAAGAATGGCTTCTTTAGCGTTGACGAGAGACGGCAGATGTTAGAAGAAGCACTGCAAGAATTTCCGAACGTTAAAGTGATTACGGCGCGTGATTCTTTGGTGGTGGATATTGCCAAGCGTTTAGAAGTTAGTTATCTCGTGCGAGGTCTCCGTAATGGGAAAGATTTAGAATACGAGGCTGATTTAGCGTTTTATAATCATTATCTGGCATCAGAGATTGAGAGTGTTTTTTTATTGAGCTCTCCTGATTTGGTTCATGTCTCATCAAGTCGCATCCGTGAATTGATTTATTTCCATTCAGATATTTCGGATTTTGTGCCAACAAGTGTTGTCAAAAAAGTGGAGGAAAAATATGGCAATCTTAAAAAGATTTAA
- a CDS encoding ABC transporter ATP-binding protein: protein MKIIKDLWWFFRQEKRRYLIGIISLSLVAVLNLIPPKVMGTVIDRVTAGDLTHSELLLNLLWLVLSAVAMYFLRYIWRMYIFGTSYRLGQIMRFRLFDHFTKMSPSFYQKYRTGDLMAHATNDINALTRLAGGGVMSAVDATITAMVTLITMFFTISWQMTLVAIIPLPFMAYATSRLGRQTHKAFSQSQAAFSELNNKVQESVSGIKVTKSFGYQDDELQSFQETNEMTFKKNMTTMKYDVMFDPLVLLFIGASYVLTLFMGAIMVAAGHVTVGSLVTFITYLDMLVWPLMAIGFLFNMVQRGSVSYERISQLLQQESDVKEAENPLPTIKNGRLVYDIDAFHYENEETLADIHFALEQGQTLGLVGQTGSGKTTLIRLLLREYDLQEGQITLDGHDIREYRLADLRRLIGYVPQDQFLFATSILENIRFGNPKSSLAQVEAAAKLARVYDDIVAMPDGFETVIGEKGVSLSGGQKQRIAMSRAMILDPDILILDDSLSAVDAKTEHAIIENLKETRQNKSTIITAHRLSAVVHADLILVLQDGHIIERGRHEELIEQGGWYADTYEAQQLEMEGDADEE, encoded by the coding sequence ATGAAAATTATAAAAGATCTCTGGTGGTTTTTTCGTCAGGAGAAAAGGCGCTATCTTATTGGGATTATTTCTCTGAGTTTGGTGGCGGTTTTAAACCTTATTCCACCTAAAGTTATGGGAACAGTTATCGACCGTGTGACGGCGGGCGATTTAACACACTCTGAATTACTATTAAATTTATTGTGGCTAGTCTTATCAGCAGTTGCCATGTATTTTTTGCGTTACATTTGGCGCATGTACATTTTTGGAACGTCTTATCGTTTGGGGCAAATTATGCGTTTTAGGCTTTTTGACCATTTCACAAAAATGTCACCGAGTTTTTATCAAAAATACCGAACAGGTGATTTGATGGCGCATGCAACGAATGATATTAATGCCTTGACACGTTTAGCTGGTGGTGGTGTGATGTCAGCAGTTGATGCCACGATTACAGCCATGGTAACCTTAATTACCATGTTTTTTACGATTTCTTGGCAAATGACCTTGGTTGCCATTATTCCGTTGCCGTTCATGGCTTATGCAACCAGTCGTTTAGGACGTCAAACGCACAAGGCGTTTAGTCAATCTCAAGCGGCTTTTTCAGAGCTTAATAACAAGGTTCAAGAGTCGGTTTCTGGTATCAAGGTGACTAAATCTTTTGGTTATCAAGATGATGAGTTACAGTCTTTCCAAGAGACCAATGAAATGACTTTCAAGAAAAATATGACGACCATGAAGTATGATGTCATGTTTGACCCTTTGGTGCTTTTATTTATCGGAGCAAGCTATGTGTTAACGTTATTTATGGGAGCAATCATGGTTGCGGCTGGTCATGTGACGGTCGGTAGTCTGGTAACGTTTATTACTTACTTAGATATGCTTGTCTGGCCTTTGATGGCGATTGGTTTTTTATTCAATATGGTGCAACGTGGATCGGTTTCCTATGAGCGAATTAGTCAACTATTGCAACAAGAATCAGATGTTAAAGAAGCCGAAAATCCACTCCCAACGATTAAAAATGGGCGTTTGGTTTACGATATCGATGCTTTTCACTATGAAAATGAAGAAACGCTTGCGGATATTCATTTTGCGCTTGAACAAGGTCAGACTTTGGGCTTAGTTGGGCAAACAGGTTCTGGAAAGACAACTTTAATTCGCTTGCTACTGCGGGAATATGATTTGCAAGAGGGACAAATCACGCTTGACGGGCATGATATTAGAGAATATCGATTGGCTGATTTACGTCGCTTGATTGGCTATGTTCCCCAAGACCAATTTTTATTTGCGACGAGTATTTTAGAAAATATTCGTTTTGGGAATCCGAAAAGCTCTTTGGCGCAGGTTGAAGCAGCGGCTAAATTAGCAAGGGTTTATGACGATATTGTAGCAATGCCTGACGGTTTTGAGACAGTGATTGGTGAAAAGGGTGTCAGTTTGTCTGGTGGGCAAAAGCAACGTATTGCCATGAGTCGTGCCATGATTCTTGACCCTGATATTTTGATTTTAGATGATTCTCTTTCAGCGGTTGATGCCAAGACCGAGCATGCGATTATTGAAAATCTTAAAGAAACACGGCAGAATAAGTCAACGATTATCACGGCGCATCGTTTAAGTGCAGTGGTTCATGCTGATTTGATTTTGGTGCTGCAAGACGGGCATATTATTGAGCGTGGTCGTCACGAGGAACTTATTGAACAAGGTGGTTGGTACGCTGATACCTATGAAGCTCAACAATTAGAAATGGAAGGAGATGCTGATGAAGAATAA